CTTACTGAAACCCAGAGGCAAAAAGATGAGGCTATGGGCAAGATCCTTGAGCTTAAGACACAGCTAGACACCAAACAGACACTGGAAATGGAGATCCAGGAGCTGAAAGGCAAATTACAAGTGATGAAGCATTTGGGGGATGTTGGTACTGTCAGTGTTTCTGTCAATGTTGGTACTTTTATCCATATGTTTGTTAAGTCAGCAGCAAGTAATGGTGTTGGATGTTTTCACGGTAACAGGAAGTGGTCGACGAAGAGGAtgagaagctgaagaagcttAAAGGCGAGTGGGGAGAAGAGGTGCACGACGCTGTTAAAACAGCTCTGGAGGAAATGGATGAGTATAATCCAAGTGGTCGATACAGCACCCCAGAACTTTGGAATTTCGAAGCAGGAAGGAAAGCAACATTGAAGGAAGTGATTAGTTTCATTTCCAACGATATGAAACCTGTGAAACGCAAAAGAACCTGAAGGTATATGGTCTATCATCTTCGGTTGACACACGtctcttgtatatatgttatgTGCTGAGTTAAACTAACAAA
This genomic window from Brassica oleracea var. oleracea cultivar TO1000 unplaced genomic scaffold, BOL UnpScaffold05952, whole genome shotgun sequence contains:
- the LOC106322076 gene encoding factor of DNA methylation 2, whose translation is MGKILELKTQLDTKQTLEMEIQELKGKLQVMKHLGDVGTVSVSVNEVVDEEDEKLKKLKGEWGEEVHDAVKTALEEMDEYNPSGRYSTPELWNFEAGRKATLKEVISFISNDMKPVKRKRT